In the genome of Drosophila yakuba strain Tai18E2 chromosome 3R, Prin_Dyak_Tai18E2_2.1, whole genome shotgun sequence, one region contains:
- the LOC6535389 gene encoding uncharacterized protein CG1161, with amino-acid sequence MAHKRLFVYAVLLAICYLVGVTWAETAAQTLPVIGTNSNSNVSQIGASPVPVAATAAPAVAVTPAQQDPAPTAGSPPKIIGQPERTALGQSSSNSSSTTDCVCAGALLPRLDANGKELPICAECKCSHVARNTTLIKVVVIIVIWIISLLVIYMLFLMCLDPLLNKRVKANYQEHTNEDDEPAPPLPSVNNQELSARANVLNRVGHQQDKWKRQVREQRRHIYDRHTMLN; translated from the exons atggcACACAAGCGCCTCTTCGTCTACGCTGTGCTACTGGCGATATGTTATTTGGTTGGCGTGACATGG GCTGAGACTGCGGCGCAGACACTGCCAGTGATCGGCACAAACAGCAATAGTAATGTCAGCCAGATAGGCGCTTCACCTGTTCCAGtggctgcaactgcagctccaGCGGTCGCAGTAACACCAGCCCAGCAAGATCCAGCACCCACTGCGGGCTCTCCGCCTAAAATCATCGGCCAGCCTGAGCGCACTGCTCTTGGCCAGAGTTCTTCCAATTCAAGCAGCACAACCGATTG CGTCTGTGCCGGTGCCCTGTTGCCACGCTTGGATGCCAATGGCAAGGAACTACCCATCTGTGCCGAGTGCAAGTGCTCCCATGTGGCGAGAAATACAACGCTGATAAAG GTCGTGGTCATTATTGTGATTTGGATCATCTCCCTTTTAGTGATATACATGCTCTTCCTGATGTGCCTGGACCCGTTGCTGAACAAGCGAGTGAAGGCAAACTACCAGGAGCACACCAACGAAGAT GACGAACCAGCCCCGCCTTTGCCCTCCGTTAACAACCAGGAGCTCAGTGCCAGAGCCAATGTCCTTAATCGTGTGGGCCATCAGCAGGACAAGTGGAAACGGCAGGTGCGCGAGCAGAGACGCCACATCTACGACAGGCACACTATGCTTAATTAA
- the LOC6535391 gene encoding ceramide kinase, with the protein MTKQPAGRSSTSTGDFVAPVSSTSASKFSHGSASAHDVLLNNFQLKKKSYKVLLHGQQLVWERLQKINQPPQGNETKAPLPPDSPSQPSGIYSYGPQSKVLHLDDVVSIRSADTKASSLKPPSPPGSERSSGCSGDLVPGKPTSQYLTINYAMRLSKSQTDCNRWELKRLTLFNSDPYIVRQWDQELQIRLQSSSPTRMRVRRLLVFINPYGGRKAGAQTYERHVRPIFQLAGVDATCITTQRANQVKDILLSHDLGVYDAVCCVGGDGTVAEVINGLIFRQMRELGLDEQRPPYIPRPALPVGVIPAGSTDTIAYSMHGTADVRTAAIHVILGQHRGLDVCSVSNGQSLLRFCASVLSYGYLGDVAAQSENYRWMGPRRYEYSGVKAFLNNRGYDAELRMLEEPDLLLTTPLEDVPQSPDSVCSLGESVPSVCYANCQRCSFASSIQEQRSSFLIQEEYREAERNPQEETEDSHLTASEAALLRPRLRLPTGSISSMKNLGNDQWKVVRGNFFMICGANITCACARSPNGISRYSHLGDGCLDLILVKKTSLLNNVRFLLNTAGRSGDIRNLPFVEVYRTREFQFRTFSASEEDYSLAGSCQPITPPEEMATNSSSTEFSSWNCDGEVVTDLNITMRSHCQLIEVFMRGPNFYSKPLKGGTMPATPASSSDNVYCCCKD; encoded by the exons ATGACCAAGCAGCCAGCAGGGCGGTCGTCCACCTCGACCGGGGATTTTGTGGCCCCTGTTAGCTCCACGAGTGCATCCAAGTTCTCACACGGCTCCGCCTCCGCCCACGATGTTCTGCTGAACAACTTCCAGCTAAAGAAAAAGAGCTACAAAGTACTGCTACATGGCCAGCAGTTGGTGTGGGAGCGTCTGCAGAAGATAAATCAGCCGCCCCAAGGAAACGAGACCAAGGCACCGTTACCACCGGACTCGCCTTCTCAACCTAGCGGAATATACTCTTATGGGCCACAAAGCAAGGTGCTCCACCTAGACGATGTGGTTAGCATAAGGAGCGCGGATACCAAGGCGAGTTCCCTTAAACCGCCTTCGCCACCAGGCTCGGAGCGCAGTTCTGGATGCAGTGGCGATCTTGTGCCAGGGAAGCCAACCAGTCAGTACCTGACCATTAACTATGCCATGAGGCTGAGCAAGTCCCAAACGGATTGCAATCGGTGGGAGCTAAAGAGACTCACTCTCTTTAACTCGGATCCGTACATAGTGAGGCAGTGGGACCAGGAGCTGCAAATCCGTCTGCAAAGTTCCTCCCCCACACGGATGCGAGTGCGTCgccttttggtttttataaaCCCCTATGGAGGTCGCAAGGCGGGAGCTCAGACCTATGAGCGCCACGTAAGACCTATTTTCCAGCTTGCTGGCGTGGACGCCACATGCATCACCACTCAGAGGGCAAACCAAGTGAAAGACATACTTCTGAGCCATGATCTGGGAGTATACGATGCGGTTTGCTGTGTCGGAGGGGATGGCACCGTGGCAGAGGTCATCAACGGATTGATTTTCCGGCAAATGAGGGAGTTGGGACTGGACGAACAGCGGCCACCTTACATTCCAAGACCGGCACTGCCAGTGGGCGTAATCCCCGCTGGCAGCACCGACACCATAGCTTATAGTATGCACGGTACGGCGGATGTGAGGACTGCGGCCATCCATGTGATTCTGGGCCAGCATCGAGGCCTAGATGTGTGCAGTGTGTCCAATGGCCAGTCCCTGCTCAGATTCTGTGCAAGTGTTTTGAGCTACGGGTACCTGGGCGATGTGGCAGCCCAAAGCGAGAACTACCGCTGGATGGGACCGCGCCGGTACGAGTACAGTGGCGTCAAGGCCTTTCTGAATAATCGTGGCTATGACGCCGAACTGAGAATGTTGGAAGAGCCCGATCTCCTTCTGACCACGCCGCTGGAGGACGTTCCACAGAGTCCGGACAGCGTGTGTTCGCTGGGAGAGTCAGTGCCCTCCGTCTGCTATGCGAATTGCCAGCGCTGCAGCTTCGCTAGCAGCATACAGGAGCAGCGATCTTCATTTCTCATACAAGAGGAGTACAGAGAGGCGGAGCGCAACCCGCAAGAGGAAACAGAGGACTCTCATCTAACCGCTAGTGAAGCTGCATTGCTGAGGCCTCGTCTTCGATTGCCCACTGGCTCCATTTCATCAATGAAGAACCTCGGCAACGATCAGTGGAAGGTTGTTCGCGGCAATTTCTTTATGATCTGCGGAGCAAACATCACCTGCGCCTGCGCCAGGAGTCCCAATGGCATCTCCCGCTACAGTCACCTGGGTGATGGTTGCCTGGACCTGATTCTGGTGAAAAAGACCTCGTTGCTCAACAACGTGCGTTTCCTGCTCAACACAGCGGGCAGGAGCGGTGATATA CGCAATTTGCCGTTTGTAGAGGTATATCGCACAAGGGAATTCCAGTTCAGAACGTTTTCTGCTAGCGAGGAAGACTACAGCTTGGCAGGCTCTTGCCAGCCGATAACTCCACCTGAAGAAATGGCCACCAACTCCTCCTCGACGGAGTTTTCGAGCTGGAACTGTGATGGAGAGGTGGTTACTGACCTGAACATAACAATGAG ATCACATTGTCAGCTCATCGAGGTCTTCATGCGGGGTCCCAATTTCTACAGCAAGCCCCTCAAGGGCGGCACCATGCCGGCAACTCCAGCTAGCTCTAGCGATAATGTTTACTGCTGCTGCAAAGACTAA
- the LOC6535390 gene encoding proteasome subunit beta type-4, whose translation MLNNYNSLAQPLWQNGPAPGEFYKFTGGQMPVQQLPRELTTVGPYGTKHSTAAITTGSSVLGIRYDEGVMLAADTLVSYGSLARYQNIERVFKINKNILLGGSGDFADIQSIKRNIDQKMIEDQCCDDNIEMKPKSLASWMTRVLYNRRSRMNPLYIDVVVGGVDNEGTPYLANVDLRGRSHEDYVVATGFARHLAIPLVREKKPKDRDFTVVEAAELIRTCMEVLYYRDTRNISQYTVGVCSLNGCGVEGPFQVNENWTFAETIKGY comes from the exons ATGTTGAACAACTACAACAGCCTGGCGCAGCCTCTGTGGCAAAACGGACCCGCTCCCGGCGAGTTCTACAAGTTTACTGGCGGACAGATGCCGGTCCAGCAGCTGCCGCGGGAACTGACCACAGTGGGACCCTATGGAACCAAGCACAGCAC TGCTGCCATCACCACGGGTTCCTCTGTTTTGGGCATTCGCTACGATGAAGGCGTGATGCTCGCCGCCGACACCCTGGTGTCCTACGGATCCCTGGCCCGCTACCAAAACATTGAGCGCGTCTTCAAGATCAACAAGAACATACTGCTCGGCGGTAGCGGCGACTTCGCTGACATCCAGTCAATCAAGCGCAACATCGACCAGAAGATGATCGAGGACCAGTGCTGCGACGACAACATTGAGATGAAGCCCAAGTCCTTGGCCAGTTGGATGACTCGTGTCCTCTACAACCGTCGATCCCGCATGAACCCCCTCTACATTGACGTGGTGGTCGGTGGCGTGGACAACGAGGGAACTCCGTACCTGGCCAACGTGGATCTTCGTGGACGCTCCCACGAAGACTACGTGGTGGCCACTGGTTTTGCTCGCCATCTGGCCATTCCGCTGGTTCGTGAGAAGAAGCCCAAGGATAGAGACTTTACCGTTGTAGAAGCTGCTGAACTG ATTCGCACATGCATGGAGGTGCTATACTACCGCGATACTCGTAACATTTCCCAATACACTGTGGGCGTATGCAGCCTCAACGGATGCGGCGTGGAGGGGCCCTTCCAGGTTAACGAAAACTGGACGTTTGCCGAAACCATAAAGGGATACTAG
- the LOC6535388 gene encoding stromal cell-derived factor 2 produces the protein MHHAILLAGLLLVVRIPSGAATESNVVTCGSILKLLNSDYSFRLHSHDVKYGSGSGQQSVTGVEQKEDVNSHWVIKAQTGEMCERGEPITCGSTVRLEHLSTKKNLHSHHFSSPLSGEQEVSAYGTDGLGDTGDHWEVVCSNENWMRSAHVRLRHIDTGMYLGMSGRSYGRPISGQMEIVGVHKPQHGTRWTTAEGLFIVTKEKSSTHEEYAHSEL, from the exons ATGCATCACGCAATACTTCTCGCAGGACTTTTGTTGGTGGTCAGAATTCCCAGCGGTGCCG CCACGGAATCCAACGTGGTCACCTGTGGCTCCATCCTGAAGCTACTTAACTCGGACTACTCCTTCCGCCTGCACTCCCACGACGTCAAGTACGGATCCGGATCCGGGCAGCAATCGGTGACGGGCGTGGAGCAGAAGGAGGACGTGAACAGCCACTGGGTGATAAAGGCGCAAACCGGCGAGATGTGCGAAAGGGGCGAGCCCATCACCTGCGGATCCACCGTCCGACTGGAGCACCTTTCCACTAAGAAGAACCTGCACTCGCACCACTTTTCTTCACCGCTTTCTGGTGAGCAGGAGGTGTCCGCCTACGGAACGGATGGACTCGGGGACACCGGCGACCATTGGGAGGTGGTCTGCTCCAACGAGAACTGGATGCGGAGCGCCCACGTGAGACTGCGCCACATTGACACCGGCATGTACCTAGGCATGTCCGGCCGCTCTTACGGCAGACCCATCTCCGGCCAAATGGAAATCGTTGGCGTCCACAAACCGCAGCACGGGACACGCTGGACCACTGCGGAGGGACTCTTCATCGTGACCAAGGAAAAAAGCTCAACGCACGAGGAGTACGCCCACTCGGAGCTGTAG